In Actinoplanes octamycinicus, the genomic window GGGACGAGACGCTGCCGATGATGACCGGTGTCCGGATCGAGCTGAACGGCACCACCATGGCGATGCTCGCCACCGACCGCTACCGGTTGGCCATGCGCGAGATCGAGTGGAGCCCGGACGACCCGGAGATCAGCCTGAACGCGCTGGTCCCGGCGAAAACGCTGAACGACACCGCGAAGGCGCTCGGCCCGCTCGGCGGTTCGGTGACCCTGGCCCTGGCCCAGGGCAACGCCGGCGAGGGCATGATCGGTTTCGCCGGCGGCACCCGGCGCACCACCAGCCGCCTGCTCGACGGGGCGAACTACCCGCCGGTCCGCTCGCTCTTCCCAACCGCGCACAACGCCGAGGCCCGGATCGCCGTCTCCGCCCTGGTCGAGGTGGTCCGACGGGTCGCCCTGGTGGCCGAGCGCACCACCCCCGTGCTGCTCAGCTTCAGCGAGGACGGCCTGGTCGTGGAGGCCGGCACCACCGAGGAGGCGCGGGCCAGCGAGGCGATGGAGGCCCAGTTCACCGGCGAGGCGCTGACCATCGGCTTCAACCCGCAGTACCTGATCGACGGCCTGCAGAACCTGGGCGCACCCACCGCGGTGTTCTCGTTCGTGGACGCGTTCAAGCCCGCTGTGATCTCCCCCGCTGGTGAATCCGGCGAAATCATCCCGGGATACCGCTATCTGATCATGCCGATCCGGGTAACGCGCTGATACTGAGCGAGGAACATTCGCACTTCTAGGGGGAAGACCATGCAACTCGGCCTGATCGGTCTCGGCCGGATGGGTGGCAACATGCGGGAACGACTTCGTGCTGCCGGGCACGAAGTCGTCGGATTCGACCAGAACCTGGATGTAAGCGACGCCACCAGCCTGGCGGACCTGGCTGAGAAGCTGGCCGCGCCGCGCGTGGTCTGGACCATGGTGCCGTCCGGCAAGATCACTGAGGACACCATCGACGCGCTCGCCGAGGTGCTGTCCCCCGGCGACATCATCATCGACGGCGGCAACTCGAAGTTCACCGACGACGCCCCGCGGGCCGCCCGGCTCGCCGAGAAGGGCATCAAGTACATGGACGTCGGTGTCTCCGGCGGCGTCTGGGGCAAGACCAACGGCTACGCGCTGATGGTCGGCGGTGACAAGGAGACGGTCGCGCACTGCATGCCGATCTTCGAGGCGCTCAAGCCGGCCGGCGAGTTCGGGTTCGCGCACGCCGGCGGCCCGGGCGCCGGGCACTACGCCAAGATGGTGCACAACGGCATCGAGTACGGCCTGATGCACGCGTACGCCGAGGGGTTCGAGATCCTCGAGGCGTCCGAGCACGTGGACAACGTGCCGGCGATCATCAAGAGCTGGCGGGAGGGCAGCGTCGTCAAGTCGTGGCTGCTCGACCTGCTGGACCGGGCCCTCGACGAGGACCCGAAACTGGCCGGCATCAAGGGCTACGCGGACGACACCGGTGAGGGTCGCTGGACGGTCGACGAGGCGGTTCGTCTCGCCGTGCCGGCCCACGTCATCTCGGCGTCGCTGTTCGCCCGGTTCGCGTCCCGGCAGGACGACTCGCCGGCCATGAAGGCCGTCGCGGCGCTGCGCAACCAGTTCGGCGGCCACGCCGTCAAGCGCTGACCCATGCACGTACGCCGGGTCGAGCTCGTCGACTTCCGTTCCTACGAGCGGGTTGCCGTCGATCTCGACCCCGGCGTGTCCGTGCTGGTCGGGCAGAACGGCATGGGCAAGACGAACCTGATCGAGGCGCTCGGGTACGTGGCCACTCTGGACAGTCACCGGGTGGCCACCGACGCCCCGCTCGTCCGGTTCGGCGCCACCTCCGCGGTGATCCGCTGCGCGATCGTCCACGAGGGACGTGAGCTGCTGGTCGAGCTGGAGATCGTGCCGGGCAAGGCGAACCGGGCCCGGTTGAACCGGTCGCCGGTCCGCCGCCCGCGCGAGGTGCTCGGCGCCCTGCGGATGGTGCTGTTCGCCCCGGAGGACCTGGAGCTGGTTCGCGGCGACCCGTCCGAGCGCCGCCGCTACCTGGACGACCTGCTGGTCGCCCGGCAGCCCCGTTACGCGGGTGTCCGAGCCGACTACGACCGGGTGGTCAAACAACGAAACGCCCTTTTGCGTACGGCGTACCTGACCCGCAAGGTGGGTGGCTCGCGTGGCCAGGACCTCTCGACCCTGACCGTGTGGGACCACCACCTCGCGCAGTTCGGAGCGGAGCTGCTGGCCGGTCGCCTGGAGCTGGCCGCGGCGCTCGGCCCGCACCTGACCAAGGCGTACGACGCGGTGGCGGCCGGCAAGTCGGCGGCCTCGATCGCCTACGCGTCCCGTCTCGGCGACGACCTGACCACCGACCGCGCCGTCCTGGAGGCGGCCCTGCTCGCCAAGATGCAGGAGCGCCGGACGGCCGAGGTGGAGCGCGGCACCACGCTGGTCGGCCCGCACCGCGACGACCTGCTGCTGTCGCTCGGCGAGCTGCCCGCGAAGGGTTATGCCAGCCACGGTGAGTCCTGGTCGTTCGCCCTGGCCCTGCGACTGGCGGCGTACGACCTGCTGCGCTCCGACGGGATCGAGCCGGTGCTGGTGCTGGACGACGTCTTCGCCGAGCTGGACGCCGGCCGGCGGGACCGGCTGGCCGCGCTGGTGTCCGACGCCGCCCAGTTGCTGGTGACCTGCGCGGTGCCCGAGGACGTGCCGGCCGCGTTGCGCGGGGTGCGGTTCGACGTGACCACCGGGACGGTGACCCGTGGCTCCTGAGCCGGTGGTGAACAGCCTGTGGAAAAGTCGGTGGGCGGTTTGTGGAGAACTGGCCGTCTTCGCGGTGAATGCGGTGCCGGACGCGGCGGGCGTAGGCTTCCAGCGGCGATCCACTAGCCGTTCCGCAGCTCTCAGCGGTCCGGAGAGCGCGTTGCCGGATGCGATGGTGGGTCGGTCCGGGGCATGCGGTTCCTCTGGGGCTGCTGCGCTTGTTGACGAGCTGTCGGCCGACGGCCGGGACCGTGGTTGTCCACAGGGGGTGGCGTGATGCCGA contains:
- the dnaN gene encoding DNA polymerase III subunit beta; the protein is MKFRVERDALADAVAWTAKSLPSRPSVPVLAGVLLRVTDGRLQVSGFDYEVSSQVSVEVQADADGAALVSGRLLAEITKALPGKPVDIAAVGAHLELVCGSARFTLPTMPVEDYPTLPDMPTSAGTVDAATFASAVSQVAIAAGRDETLPMMTGVRIELNGTTMAMLATDRYRLAMREIEWSPDDPEISLNALVPAKTLNDTAKALGPLGGSVTLALAQGNAGEGMIGFAGGTRRTTSRLLDGANYPPVRSLFPTAHNAEARIAVSALVEVVRRVALVAERTTPVLLSFSEDGLVVEAGTTEEARASEAMEAQFTGEALTIGFNPQYLIDGLQNLGAPTAVFSFVDAFKPAVISPAGESGEIIPGYRYLIMPIRVTR
- the gnd gene encoding phosphogluconate dehydrogenase (NAD(+)-dependent, decarboxylating); this translates as MQLGLIGLGRMGGNMRERLRAAGHEVVGFDQNLDVSDATSLADLAEKLAAPRVVWTMVPSGKITEDTIDALAEVLSPGDIIIDGGNSKFTDDAPRAARLAEKGIKYMDVGVSGGVWGKTNGYALMVGGDKETVAHCMPIFEALKPAGEFGFAHAGGPGAGHYAKMVHNGIEYGLMHAYAEGFEILEASEHVDNVPAIIKSWREGSVVKSWLLDLLDRALDEDPKLAGIKGYADDTGEGRWTVDEAVRLAVPAHVISASLFARFASRQDDSPAMKAVAALRNQFGGHAVKR
- the recF gene encoding DNA replication/repair protein RecF (All proteins in this family for which functions are known are DNA-binding proteins that assist the filamentation of RecA onto DNA for the initiation of recombination or recombinational repair.), whose amino-acid sequence is MHVRRVELVDFRSYERVAVDLDPGVSVLVGQNGMGKTNLIEALGYVATLDSHRVATDAPLVRFGATSAVIRCAIVHEGRELLVELEIVPGKANRARLNRSPVRRPREVLGALRMVLFAPEDLELVRGDPSERRRYLDDLLVARQPRYAGVRADYDRVVKQRNALLRTAYLTRKVGGSRGQDLSTLTVWDHHLAQFGAELLAGRLELAAALGPHLTKAYDAVAAGKSAASIAYASRLGDDLTTDRAVLEAALLAKMQERRTAEVERGTTLVGPHRDDLLLSLGELPAKGYASHGESWSFALALRLAAYDLLRSDGIEPVLVLDDVFAELDAGRRDRLAALVSDAAQLLVTCAVPEDVPAALRGVRFDVTTGTVTRGS